One genomic segment of Stigmatopora argus isolate UIUO_Sarg chromosome 3, RoL_Sarg_1.0, whole genome shotgun sequence includes these proteins:
- the tph1a gene encoding tryptophan 5-hydroxylase 1a isoform X3: MYSNRIDGPRRGRSFDSINIAYEEKLLNNEINKSTFTKIEENTEKNTPEKGRATIIFSLKNEVGGLVKALKLFQQNHVNLVHIESRKSKKRNSEFEIYVDCDSNHEQLNEIIQLLRKHVNVVEMETLDNSCLQEEDMHKVPWFPKKISDLDKCANRVLMYGSDLDADHPGFKDNVYRKRRKYFADLAMAYKHGEPIPRIEFTEEEVKTWGVVYRELNKLYPSHACREYLKNLPLLSKYCECREDNIPQLEDVSRFLRERTGFTIRPVAGYLSPRDFLAGLAFRVFHCTQYVRHSSDPLYTPEPDTCHELLGHVPLLAEPSFAQFSQEIGLASLGASDDSVQKLATCYFFTVEFGLCKQEGQLRAYGAGLLSSISELKHALSGKSKIMPFDPKVTSKQECIITTFQDVYFVSDSFEEAKVKMREFAKTIKRPFTVRYNPYTQSVDVLKDTPSINSVVEELRHELDIVGDALNRLNKQLGI, encoded by the exons ATGTACTCCAACAGGATCGATGGACCTCGAAGGGGGAGATCGTTTGACTCCATCAACATTGCTTATGAAGAAAAACTACTTAACAATGAG ATAAACAAATCAACGTTcacaaaaatagaagaaaacacTGAGAAGAATACGCCAGAGAAAGGCAGAGCAACAATTATCTTTTCCCTCAAGAACGAAGTAGGAGGACTTGTAAAGGCACTGAAACTCTTCCAA CAAAATCATGTCAACCTCGTGCACATCGAGTCCAGGAAATCCAAAAAGCGCAACTCAGAGTTTGAAATCTATGTGGACTGTGACAGCAACCACGAACAACTCAATGAAATCATCCAGCTCCTGCGCAAGCACGTGAACGTGGTGGAAATGGAGACACTCGATAATTCCTGTCTACAGGAGGAAG ATATGCATAAAGTACCGTGGTTCCCAAAGAAAATATCCGACCTGGATAAGTGTGCTAATCGTGTCTTGATGTATGGATCGGATTTGGATGCTGACCATCCG gGTTTCAAAGACAATGTCTACCGCAAAAGGAGAAAGTATTTTGCTGATCTCGCTATGGCCTACAAACA TGGCGAGCCGATACCTCGCATAGAatttacggaggaggaagtgaAGACATGGGGTGTTGTGTACAGAGAGCTCAACAAGTTGTACCCCAGCCACGCATGTAGAGAGTACTTAAAGAACTTGCCGCTGCTGTCCAAATACTGTGAATGTCGAGAAGACAACATTCCCCAGCTGGAAGACGTCTCTCGCTTCCTCAGAG AACGCACGGGGTTTACCATCAGGCCCGTGGCTGGTTACTTGTCACCTCGTGACTTCCTGGCCGGATTAGCCTTCCGTGTTTTCCACTGCACCCAGTATGTGCGCCACAGCTCTGACCCTTTGTACACCCCTGAGCC AGACACGTGCCACGAGCTGCTGGGTCATGTCCCCCTGCTGGCTGAACCCAGTTTTGCACAGTTTTCCCAGGAGATCGGCCTGGCGTCACTGGGCGCCTCGGACGATTCTGTTCAGAAATTGGCCACA TGTTATTTCTTCACAGTGGAGTTTGGCCTATGCAAACAAGAAGGGCAGTTAAGGGCATATGGGGCTGGACTGCTGTCATCCATCAGTGAgcttaag CATGCACTTTCTGGAAAATCAAAGATCATGCCATTTGACCCCAAAGTAACATCCAAACAAGAATGCATCATTACAACATTTCAGGATGTTTACTTTGTTTCGGACAGCTTTGAGGAGGCCAAAGTCAAGATGAG GGAGTTTGCCAAGACCATCAAGCGTCCCTTCACAGTACGGTATAATCCTTACACCCAGAGTGTGGATGTCCTTAAAGACACCCCCAGCATCAACAGCGTTGTGGAAGAACTCAG
- the saal1 gene encoding protein saal1 isoform X2 has protein sequence MDCSKEGTEDIANEISPQQRDLSPELERNPSPPPDAFNGDEVEDADAIGDTVYSKHWLFTTLTRLIQMVTKTSGDSEGQMQLTDDEEDDLCRVWDMAMDKDVAGFLQEFKAPDILLGVIAKSSNPRLTEICVGILGNMACFPSTCLTLSQNEDLGAVLLVLFGDTDPPTLLETSRLILTCLSQSDVSSLWLERIRHQTSLRSNLLFIMSSSTNTDLLEKVGELIDKLFDLDEELMKTWITARPNEEDNDGDSCLDLAPCLLEAAKQLRSDSPNGLEVYLHLMQLLTTVNEGIEMFASKEGPGKDVWNFVNKVVSEDLCQPNDLEVILQEQKGTLIQAFSVLKALYGFREQWGSKDVTSLSLVRTILQVIQSQDEHRAESSKKDDAQDEQLLTLSEVTSEFLSDICCQISKDAVAALVKRGDLTEKNVLTAFGSLLPNYQTSFQHLLLTLSETNPELADKVRKEFPV, from the exons ATGG ATTGCAGTAAAGAAGGTACTGAAGATATAGCAAATGAAATAAGCCCACAACAGAGAGATCTCTCCCCAGAATTGGAACGTAACCCATCACCTCCCCCTGACGCATTCAATGGAGATGAGGTTGAAGATGCTGATGCTATTGGAGACACCGTATATAGCAAGCACTGGCTTTTCACCACATTGACCCGTCTCATTCAG ATGGTCACCAAAACTTCAGGCGACTCAGAAGGTCAGATGCAGCTGACTGATGATGAAGAAGACGATCTGTGTCGAGTTTGGGATATGGCAATGGATAAG GATGTGGCCGGTTTCCTGCAGGAGTTTAAAGCTCCAGATATTCTTCTTGGCGTCATTGCCAAATCTAGTAACCCACGTCTGACA GAAATTTGTGTAGGAATACTTGGGAACATGGCTTGCTTTCCTTCAACTTGTCTGACTCTTAGCCAAAATGAAGACCTAGG GGCTGTGCTGTTGGTTCTGTTTGGGGATACAGATCCGCCAACGCTTCTTGAGACCAGCAG GTTGATTCTGACTTGTCTCTCCCAAAGTGATGTCAGTTCTCTTTGGCTTGAGCGAATTCGACATCAGACGTCTCTCCGTTCCAACCTCCTGTTCATCATGTCCAGTTCAACCAACA CCGACTTGCTGGAGAAAGTGGGCGAGCTCATTGACAAGTTGTTTGACCTTGATGAAGAGCTGATGAAAACCTGGATCACGGCTCGGCCTAATGAAGAGGACAATGATGGGGACAGCTGTCTGGATTTAGCCCCATGCCTTCTTGAGGCTGCCAAGCAGCTTAG ATCAGATAGTCCAAATGGTTTGGAGGTTTACCTTCATCTTATGCAACTCTTAACAACAGTAAATGAGGGCATTGAAATGTTTG CTTCAAAGGAAGGTCCAGGAAAAGACGTATGGAATTTTGTGAACAAGGTTGTTTCTGAAGACCTTTGCCAACCAAATGATCTTGAAGTTATTCTGCAGGAGCAGAAAGGCACTTTGATACAGGCCTTTTCTGTCTTGAAAGCACTCTATGGATTCCGGGAACAGTGGGGAAGCAAAGATGTTACAA gtCTTTCTCTTGTCAGGACCATTTTGCAAGTGATACAGTCCCAGGATGAACATAGGGCTGAATCTTCTAAAAAGGATGATGCCCAAGATGAGCAGCTTCTGACTTTATCAGAGGTCACAAGCGAATTTCTGTCAGACATATGTTGTCAGATCTCCAAG GACGCAGTAGCAGCCTTAGTAAAAAGAGGCGATCTGACAGAGAAGAATGTTCTCACGGCTTTTGGGAGTTTACTTCCCAATTATCAGACATCA TTTCAGCACCTGCTGCTCACGTTGTCCGAAACGAATCCTGAGTTGGCTGACAAAGTGAGGAAAGAGTTTCCTGTTTGA
- the tph1a gene encoding tryptophan 5-hydroxylase 1a isoform X2: MFSGAAQIWIHRKILTRVVCATLERRNMINKSTFTKIEENTEKNTPEKGRATIIFSLKNEVGGLVKALKLFQQNHVNLVHIESRKSKKRNSEFEIYVDCDSNHEQLNEIIQLLRKHVNVVEMETLDNSCLQEEGKKASFRMCVVILFLIHRTLFSDMHKVPWFPKKISDLDKCANRVLMYGSDLDADHPGFKDNVYRKRRKYFADLAMAYKHGEPIPRIEFTEEEVKTWGVVYRELNKLYPSHACREYLKNLPLLSKYCECREDNIPQLEDVSRFLRERTGFTIRPVAGYLSPRDFLAGLAFRVFHCTQYVRHSSDPLYTPEPDTCHELLGHVPLLAEPSFAQFSQEIGLASLGASDDSVQKLATCYFFTVEFGLCKQEGQLRAYGAGLLSSISELKHALSGKSKIMPFDPKVTSKQECIITTFQDVYFVSDSFEEAKVKMREFAKTIKRPFTVRYNPYTQSVDVLKDTPSINSVVEELRHELDIVGDALNRLNKQLGI; the protein is encoded by the exons atgttttcaggggctgcacaGATATGGATCCACCGAAAAATTCTCACTCGGGTGGTCTGTGCTACACTTGAAAGACGAAATATG ATAAACAAATCAACGTTcacaaaaatagaagaaaacacTGAGAAGAATACGCCAGAGAAAGGCAGAGCAACAATTATCTTTTCCCTCAAGAACGAAGTAGGAGGACTTGTAAAGGCACTGAAACTCTTCCAA CAAAATCATGTCAACCTCGTGCACATCGAGTCCAGGAAATCCAAAAAGCGCAACTCAGAGTTTGAAATCTATGTGGACTGTGACAGCAACCACGAACAACTCAATGAAATCATCCAGCTCCTGCGCAAGCACGTGAACGTGGTGGAAATGGAGACACTCGATAATTCCTGTCTACAGGAGGAAGGTAAGAAAGCATCTTTCAGGATGTGTGTTGTCATCCTATTTCTGATTCACAGAACTCTATTCTCAGATATGCATAAAGTACCGTGGTTCCCAAAGAAAATATCCGACCTGGATAAGTGTGCTAATCGTGTCTTGATGTATGGATCGGATTTGGATGCTGACCATCCG gGTTTCAAAGACAATGTCTACCGCAAAAGGAGAAAGTATTTTGCTGATCTCGCTATGGCCTACAAACA TGGCGAGCCGATACCTCGCATAGAatttacggaggaggaagtgaAGACATGGGGTGTTGTGTACAGAGAGCTCAACAAGTTGTACCCCAGCCACGCATGTAGAGAGTACTTAAAGAACTTGCCGCTGCTGTCCAAATACTGTGAATGTCGAGAAGACAACATTCCCCAGCTGGAAGACGTCTCTCGCTTCCTCAGAG AACGCACGGGGTTTACCATCAGGCCCGTGGCTGGTTACTTGTCACCTCGTGACTTCCTGGCCGGATTAGCCTTCCGTGTTTTCCACTGCACCCAGTATGTGCGCCACAGCTCTGACCCTTTGTACACCCCTGAGCC AGACACGTGCCACGAGCTGCTGGGTCATGTCCCCCTGCTGGCTGAACCCAGTTTTGCACAGTTTTCCCAGGAGATCGGCCTGGCGTCACTGGGCGCCTCGGACGATTCTGTTCAGAAATTGGCCACA TGTTATTTCTTCACAGTGGAGTTTGGCCTATGCAAACAAGAAGGGCAGTTAAGGGCATATGGGGCTGGACTGCTGTCATCCATCAGTGAgcttaag CATGCACTTTCTGGAAAATCAAAGATCATGCCATTTGACCCCAAAGTAACATCCAAACAAGAATGCATCATTACAACATTTCAGGATGTTTACTTTGTTTCGGACAGCTTTGAGGAGGCCAAAGTCAAGATGAG GGAGTTTGCCAAGACCATCAAGCGTCCCTTCACAGTACGGTATAATCCTTACACCCAGAGTGTGGATGTCCTTAAAGACACCCCCAGCATCAACAGCGTTGTGGAAGAACTCAG
- the tph1a gene encoding tryptophan 5-hydroxylase 1a isoform X1 yields the protein MYSNRIDGPRRGRSFDSINIAYEEKLLNNEINKSTFTKIEENTEKNTPEKGRATIIFSLKNEVGGLVKALKLFQQNHVNLVHIESRKSKKRNSEFEIYVDCDSNHEQLNEIIQLLRKHVNVVEMETLDNSCLQEEGKKASFRMCVVILFLIHRTLFSDMHKVPWFPKKISDLDKCANRVLMYGSDLDADHPGFKDNVYRKRRKYFADLAMAYKHGEPIPRIEFTEEEVKTWGVVYRELNKLYPSHACREYLKNLPLLSKYCECREDNIPQLEDVSRFLRERTGFTIRPVAGYLSPRDFLAGLAFRVFHCTQYVRHSSDPLYTPEPDTCHELLGHVPLLAEPSFAQFSQEIGLASLGASDDSVQKLATCYFFTVEFGLCKQEGQLRAYGAGLLSSISELKHALSGKSKIMPFDPKVTSKQECIITTFQDVYFVSDSFEEAKVKMREFAKTIKRPFTVRYNPYTQSVDVLKDTPSINSVVEELRHELDIVGDALNRLNKQLGI from the exons ATGTACTCCAACAGGATCGATGGACCTCGAAGGGGGAGATCGTTTGACTCCATCAACATTGCTTATGAAGAAAAACTACTTAACAATGAG ATAAACAAATCAACGTTcacaaaaatagaagaaaacacTGAGAAGAATACGCCAGAGAAAGGCAGAGCAACAATTATCTTTTCCCTCAAGAACGAAGTAGGAGGACTTGTAAAGGCACTGAAACTCTTCCAA CAAAATCATGTCAACCTCGTGCACATCGAGTCCAGGAAATCCAAAAAGCGCAACTCAGAGTTTGAAATCTATGTGGACTGTGACAGCAACCACGAACAACTCAATGAAATCATCCAGCTCCTGCGCAAGCACGTGAACGTGGTGGAAATGGAGACACTCGATAATTCCTGTCTACAGGAGGAAGGTAAGAAAGCATCTTTCAGGATGTGTGTTGTCATCCTATTTCTGATTCACAGAACTCTATTCTCAGATATGCATAAAGTACCGTGGTTCCCAAAGAAAATATCCGACCTGGATAAGTGTGCTAATCGTGTCTTGATGTATGGATCGGATTTGGATGCTGACCATCCG gGTTTCAAAGACAATGTCTACCGCAAAAGGAGAAAGTATTTTGCTGATCTCGCTATGGCCTACAAACA TGGCGAGCCGATACCTCGCATAGAatttacggaggaggaagtgaAGACATGGGGTGTTGTGTACAGAGAGCTCAACAAGTTGTACCCCAGCCACGCATGTAGAGAGTACTTAAAGAACTTGCCGCTGCTGTCCAAATACTGTGAATGTCGAGAAGACAACATTCCCCAGCTGGAAGACGTCTCTCGCTTCCTCAGAG AACGCACGGGGTTTACCATCAGGCCCGTGGCTGGTTACTTGTCACCTCGTGACTTCCTGGCCGGATTAGCCTTCCGTGTTTTCCACTGCACCCAGTATGTGCGCCACAGCTCTGACCCTTTGTACACCCCTGAGCC AGACACGTGCCACGAGCTGCTGGGTCATGTCCCCCTGCTGGCTGAACCCAGTTTTGCACAGTTTTCCCAGGAGATCGGCCTGGCGTCACTGGGCGCCTCGGACGATTCTGTTCAGAAATTGGCCACA TGTTATTTCTTCACAGTGGAGTTTGGCCTATGCAAACAAGAAGGGCAGTTAAGGGCATATGGGGCTGGACTGCTGTCATCCATCAGTGAgcttaag CATGCACTTTCTGGAAAATCAAAGATCATGCCATTTGACCCCAAAGTAACATCCAAACAAGAATGCATCATTACAACATTTCAGGATGTTTACTTTGTTTCGGACAGCTTTGAGGAGGCCAAAGTCAAGATGAG GGAGTTTGCCAAGACCATCAAGCGTCCCTTCACAGTACGGTATAATCCTTACACCCAGAGTGTGGATGTCCTTAAAGACACCCCCAGCATCAACAGCGTTGTGGAAGAACTCAG
- the saal1 gene encoding protein saal1 isoform X1, with amino-acid sequence MDCSKEGTEDIANEISPQQRDLSPELERNPSPPPDAFNGDEVEDADAIGDTVYSKHWLFTTLTRLIQMVTKTSGDSEGQMQLTDDEEDDLCRVWDMAMDKDVAGFLQEFKAPDILLGVIAKSSNPRLTEICVGILGNMACFPSTCLTLSQNEDLGAVLLVLFGDTDPPTLLETSRLILTCLSQSDVSSLWLERIRHQTSLRSNLLFIMSSSTNTDLLEKVGELIDKLFDLDEELMKTWITARPNEEDNDGDSCLDLAPCLLEAAKQLRSDSPNGLEVYLHLMQLLTTVNEGIEMFASKEGPGKDVWNFVNKVVSEDLCQPNDLEVILQEQKGTLIQAFSVLKALYGFREQWGSKDVTSKCLSLVRTILQVIQSQDEHRAESSKKDDAQDEQLLTLSEVTSEFLSDICCQISKDAVAALVKRGDLTEKNVLTAFGSLLPNYQTSFQHLLLTLSETNPELADKVRKEFPV; translated from the exons ATGG ATTGCAGTAAAGAAGGTACTGAAGATATAGCAAATGAAATAAGCCCACAACAGAGAGATCTCTCCCCAGAATTGGAACGTAACCCATCACCTCCCCCTGACGCATTCAATGGAGATGAGGTTGAAGATGCTGATGCTATTGGAGACACCGTATATAGCAAGCACTGGCTTTTCACCACATTGACCCGTCTCATTCAG ATGGTCACCAAAACTTCAGGCGACTCAGAAGGTCAGATGCAGCTGACTGATGATGAAGAAGACGATCTGTGTCGAGTTTGGGATATGGCAATGGATAAG GATGTGGCCGGTTTCCTGCAGGAGTTTAAAGCTCCAGATATTCTTCTTGGCGTCATTGCCAAATCTAGTAACCCACGTCTGACA GAAATTTGTGTAGGAATACTTGGGAACATGGCTTGCTTTCCTTCAACTTGTCTGACTCTTAGCCAAAATGAAGACCTAGG GGCTGTGCTGTTGGTTCTGTTTGGGGATACAGATCCGCCAACGCTTCTTGAGACCAGCAG GTTGATTCTGACTTGTCTCTCCCAAAGTGATGTCAGTTCTCTTTGGCTTGAGCGAATTCGACATCAGACGTCTCTCCGTTCCAACCTCCTGTTCATCATGTCCAGTTCAACCAACA CCGACTTGCTGGAGAAAGTGGGCGAGCTCATTGACAAGTTGTTTGACCTTGATGAAGAGCTGATGAAAACCTGGATCACGGCTCGGCCTAATGAAGAGGACAATGATGGGGACAGCTGTCTGGATTTAGCCCCATGCCTTCTTGAGGCTGCCAAGCAGCTTAG ATCAGATAGTCCAAATGGTTTGGAGGTTTACCTTCATCTTATGCAACTCTTAACAACAGTAAATGAGGGCATTGAAATGTTTG CTTCAAAGGAAGGTCCAGGAAAAGACGTATGGAATTTTGTGAACAAGGTTGTTTCTGAAGACCTTTGCCAACCAAATGATCTTGAAGTTATTCTGCAGGAGCAGAAAGGCACTTTGATACAGGCCTTTTCTGTCTTGAAAGCACTCTATGGATTCCGGGAACAGTGGGGAAGCAAAGATGTTACAAGTAAAT gtCTTTCTCTTGTCAGGACCATTTTGCAAGTGATACAGTCCCAGGATGAACATAGGGCTGAATCTTCTAAAAAGGATGATGCCCAAGATGAGCAGCTTCTGACTTTATCAGAGGTCACAAGCGAATTTCTGTCAGACATATGTTGTCAGATCTCCAAG GACGCAGTAGCAGCCTTAGTAAAAAGAGGCGATCTGACAGAGAAGAATGTTCTCACGGCTTTTGGGAGTTTACTTCCCAATTATCAGACATCA TTTCAGCACCTGCTGCTCACGTTGTCCGAAACGAATCCTGAGTTGGCTGACAAAGTGAGGAAAGAGTTTCCTGTTTGA